One window of Solwaraspora sp. WMMA2056 genomic DNA carries:
- a CDS encoding alpha-amylase family protein: protein MNDRWFSKAVVYCLDIDTFADSNGDGIGDIPGLIGRLDYLARLGVTCLWLHPVHPSPGRDDGYDVTDFYNVDPRFGTLGDFAELLHQAGDRGIRVIIDLVVNHTSDQHPWFQSARSSPDSPYRDWYVWSDTEPSDRHQGMVFPGEQHETWSYDRRAKAWYYHRFYRFQPDLDIRNEQVRAELKKIMSFWLQLGVAGFRMDAVPFIIEHTTPGQPSSPKDFDVLTDLRQHVQWRRGDAVLLAEANVEPDELVDYFADAGGSANRLHMLFDFMLNGRLLLALARQDPEPVIEALRDTPALPAGASWATFLRNHDEIDLSRLTAAQREEVYAQFGPEEHMRLYGRGIRRRLAPMLGNDRRRIELAYSMQFTLRGTPVLRYGEEIGMGEDLSLDGREAIRTPMQWSSLRNAGFSTADPADLVRPIIDDDEYGYGTVNVTAQRRDRGSLLGWFERMIRTLREAPEVGAGSCTHVDVPTPPGILVHRADDHSGTMLFLHNLGTEPATVDLGDLYDDAELPTEVLADQDYPPVGKLDALDLDGFGYRWIRLRLNSHHSPITGSTSGM, encoded by the coding sequence ATGAACGACCGGTGGTTCAGCAAGGCGGTCGTCTACTGTCTGGATATCGACACTTTCGCCGACTCCAACGGGGACGGGATCGGCGACATCCCGGGGCTGATCGGTCGCCTCGACTACCTGGCCCGGCTCGGCGTGACCTGCCTGTGGCTGCACCCGGTCCACCCGTCGCCCGGCCGAGACGACGGCTACGACGTCACCGACTTCTACAACGTCGACCCGCGCTTCGGCACTCTGGGTGATTTCGCCGAACTGCTGCACCAGGCCGGCGACCGGGGCATCCGGGTGATCATCGACCTGGTCGTCAACCACACCTCCGACCAGCATCCGTGGTTCCAGTCGGCCCGTTCGTCGCCGGACTCGCCGTACCGCGACTGGTACGTCTGGTCCGACACCGAGCCCAGCGACCGGCACCAGGGCATGGTCTTCCCCGGCGAGCAGCACGAGACGTGGAGCTACGACCGGCGGGCCAAGGCCTGGTACTACCACCGGTTCTACCGGTTCCAGCCGGACCTCGACATCCGCAACGAGCAGGTCCGCGCCGAGCTCAAGAAGATCATGTCGTTCTGGCTGCAGCTCGGCGTCGCCGGGTTCCGGATGGACGCGGTGCCGTTCATCATCGAGCACACCACCCCGGGCCAGCCGTCGTCGCCGAAGGACTTCGACGTCCTCACCGACCTGCGCCAGCACGTCCAGTGGCGACGCGGCGACGCGGTCCTGCTCGCCGAGGCCAATGTCGAACCGGACGAGCTCGTCGACTACTTCGCCGACGCCGGCGGCTCGGCCAACCGGCTGCACATGCTCTTCGACTTCATGCTCAACGGCCGGCTCCTGCTCGCCCTGGCCCGCCAGGATCCGGAGCCGGTCATCGAGGCGCTGCGCGACACCCCGGCGCTGCCGGCCGGTGCCTCCTGGGCGACGTTCCTGCGCAACCACGACGAGATCGACCTGTCCCGGCTGACCGCCGCCCAACGCGAGGAGGTGTACGCCCAGTTCGGCCCCGAGGAACACATGCGGCTGTACGGGCGCGGCATCCGCCGCCGGCTCGCCCCGATGCTCGGCAACGACCGGCGGCGCATCGAGTTGGCGTACTCGATGCAGTTCACCCTGCGCGGCACCCCGGTGCTGCGCTACGGCGAGGAGATCGGCATGGGCGAGGACCTGTCGCTGGACGGCCGGGAGGCGATCCGTACCCCGATGCAGTGGTCGTCGCTGCGCAACGCCGGCTTCTCCACTGCCGACCCGGCCGACCTGGTCCGCCCGATCATCGACGACGACGAGTACGGCTACGGCACGGTCAACGTCACCGCGCAACGCCGCGACCGCGGCTCACTGCTCGGCTGGTTCGAGCGCATGATCCGTACGCTGCGGGAGGCCCCGGAGGTCGGCGCCGGCTCCTGTACGCACGTCGACGTCCCCACCCCGCCCGGGATCCTGGTGCACCGTGCCGACGACCACAGCGGCACCATGCTCTTCCTGCACAACCTCGGGACCGAGCCGGCCACGGTCGACCTCGGTGACCTCTACGACGACGCTGAGCTGCCCACCGAGGTGCTGGCCGACCAGGACTACCCGCCGGTCGGCAAGCTCGACGCCCTCGACCTCGACGGGTTCGGCTACCGCTGGATCCGGCTGCGGCTGAACAGCCACCACAGCCCGATCACCGGCAGCACCAGCGGGATGTAG
- a CDS encoding LacI family DNA-binding transcriptional regulator translates to MATIYDVARQARVSPATVSRVVNGHANVDPVLADRVRQAMRELDYRPNALARNLRRSRTTLWAVLISDIGNPFFTALVRGVEDVAQQVGYSVVLCNTDEDPAKEARYLNAVLAEQVAGVLIAPSGAAGDLDRLTALRVPFVVIDRQLHGGRIDTVLVDNEHGARLATAHLAESGYRRIACITGRRGVYTASSRLAGYRLALADAGQPYREDLVRYADFRADGGYQAMADLLRMSPRPDALFVANNLMTVGAVECLVDQGVDVPTEMGVVGFDDLPWAHLVRPALTTVTQPTYELGEAAAHLLAARIADPDRAATTVTLPTKLQVRESSTRAGV, encoded by the coding sequence ATGGCGACCATCTACGACGTCGCGCGACAGGCGAGGGTCTCCCCGGCCACCGTGTCCCGGGTCGTCAACGGCCACGCCAACGTCGACCCGGTGCTCGCCGACCGGGTCCGGCAGGCGATGCGGGAACTGGACTACCGGCCGAACGCGCTCGCCCGCAACCTGCGGCGCAGCCGGACGACACTGTGGGCGGTGCTGATCAGTGACATCGGCAACCCGTTCTTCACCGCCCTGGTCCGTGGCGTGGAGGACGTCGCCCAGCAGGTCGGCTACTCCGTGGTGCTGTGCAACACCGACGAGGATCCCGCCAAGGAGGCCCGCTACCTCAACGCCGTCCTCGCCGAGCAGGTCGCCGGGGTGCTCATCGCCCCGTCCGGCGCGGCCGGTGACCTGGACCGGCTGACCGCGCTGCGGGTGCCGTTCGTGGTGATCGACCGACAACTGCACGGCGGGCGGATCGACACCGTACTTGTCGACAACGAGCACGGTGCCCGGCTCGCCACCGCCCACCTGGCCGAGTCCGGCTACCGGCGGATCGCCTGTATCACCGGCCGGCGGGGCGTCTACACGGCCAGCAGCCGACTGGCCGGATACCGGCTGGCCCTGGCCGACGCCGGGCAGCCGTACCGGGAGGACCTGGTCCGGTACGCCGACTTCCGCGCCGACGGCGGCTACCAGGCGATGGCCGACCTGCTGCGGATGTCGCCCCGGCCGGACGCGCTGTTCGTCGCCAACAACCTGATGACCGTCGGCGCGGTCGAGTGCCTGGTCGACCAGGGCGTCGACGTGCCGACGGAGATGGGCGTGGTCGGCTTCGACGATCTGCCGTGGGCGCATCTGGTCCGGCCGGCGTTGACCACCGTCACGCAGCCTACGTACGAGTTGGGTGAGGCCGCCGCCCACCTGCTCGCCGCCCGGATCGCGGACCCGGACCGGGCCGCGACCACGGTGACCCTGCCGACGAAGCTGCAGGTACGGGAGAGCTCGACCCGCGCCGGGGTGTGA
- a CDS encoding DedA family protein, translating into MAVTVDTPPEQAGGLTGWVAGVIERLGEIGVGLLVALESVIPPIPSEVVLAMAGYLASQDRVDLVWVWLAATAGSLAGALLLYWLGAAIGEPRLRRWLDKLPLVDPEDLDSADRWFDRYGRWAVLFGRMVPIVRSLVSVPAGADRMPLTQFSVFTTLGSGVWNALFVGAGFALGSQWQQVERYSRWFDIAVIVLLGGLVVHWVVGQVRRRRRRAADRDRAC; encoded by the coding sequence ATGGCCGTCACCGTCGACACCCCACCTGAGCAGGCGGGTGGCCTGACCGGCTGGGTGGCCGGCGTCATCGAGCGCCTCGGCGAGATCGGCGTCGGACTGCTGGTGGCGCTGGAGAGTGTGATCCCGCCGATCCCCAGCGAGGTGGTCCTGGCGATGGCCGGCTACCTGGCCAGCCAGGACCGGGTCGACCTGGTCTGGGTGTGGCTCGCGGCGACCGCCGGGTCGCTGGCCGGCGCGCTGCTGCTCTACTGGCTGGGCGCGGCGATCGGCGAGCCCCGGCTGCGGCGCTGGTTGGACAAGCTGCCGCTGGTCGACCCGGAGGACCTGGACTCCGCCGACCGTTGGTTCGACCGGTACGGACGCTGGGCGGTGCTGTTCGGGCGGATGGTGCCGATCGTCCGGAGCCTGGTCTCGGTGCCGGCCGGCGCCGACCGGATGCCGTTGACCCAGTTCAGCGTCTTCACCACGCTGGGCAGCGGGGTGTGGAACGCGTTGTTCGTCGGCGCCGGATTCGCTCTCGGCTCGCAGTGGCAGCAGGTCGAGCGGTACAGCCGCTGGTTCGACATCGCCGTGATCGTGCTCCTCGGCGGGTTGGTCGTGCACTGGGTGGTCGGGCAGGTACGACGGCGGCGACGCCGGGCCGCCGACCGTGACCGGGCGTGCTGA
- a CDS encoding cellulose binding domain-containing protein — MRPVRIVAPVLAAVLAAAGVVWAAGPALAAGPTATFVKTSDWGSGWEARITVTNGGTAALTGWTVAFDLPAGSTVGTYWDALLTVSGQRFTFTNRSWNGGVAPGASVSFGFLGSGPGAPLNCTVNGAACGGQQPPPTTAPPTTAPPTTAPPTTAPPTTPPPSTPPPTGDGLPKHFLTGYWHNFDNPAVELRLRDVPAEYDLIAVAFAEATSVPGQVTFGIDPGLSAALGGYTDAQFAADVATLHQRGKKVIISIGGETGRVAVNDAASASALADSLYGLIQQYGFDGVDIDLENGLNPTYMAQAMRTLRSRTGPGLIITMAPQTIDMQSPSVSYFKLALDIRDILTVVHTQFYNSGSMLGCDQTFAYSQGTVNFMTALACLQLEAGLRPDQVALGLPAGPGAAGGGIVAPTMVNQALDCLARGTGCGSFRPPRTYPGIRGAMTWSINWDVSNGNSFARTVKPHLATLP; from the coding sequence TACGGATAGTGGCCCCGGTGCTGGCGGCGGTCCTCGCCGCCGCCGGGGTGGTCTGGGCGGCCGGGCCGGCGCTCGCCGCCGGACCTACCGCGACCTTCGTCAAGACCTCCGACTGGGGCAGCGGCTGGGAAGCCCGGATCACCGTGACCAACGGCGGTACGGCGGCCCTCACCGGCTGGACCGTCGCCTTCGACCTGCCCGCCGGCAGTACGGTCGGCACCTACTGGGACGCCCTGCTGACCGTCTCCGGCCAGCGGTTCACCTTCACCAACCGCAGCTGGAACGGCGGCGTCGCACCCGGCGCGTCGGTCTCCTTCGGGTTCCTCGGCAGCGGCCCCGGGGCTCCACTCAACTGCACGGTCAACGGGGCGGCCTGCGGCGGCCAGCAGCCGCCACCGACCACCGCGCCACCGACCACCGCGCCGCCCACGACCGCCCCGCCCACGACCGCCCCGCCGACGACCCCACCCCCCAGTACCCCACCCCCTACCGGTGACGGGTTGCCGAAACACTTCCTCACCGGCTACTGGCACAACTTCGACAACCCGGCCGTGGAGTTGCGGCTGCGCGACGTTCCCGCCGAGTACGACCTGATCGCGGTCGCCTTCGCCGAGGCCACCAGCGTCCCTGGTCAGGTCACCTTCGGCATCGACCCGGGCCTGTCCGCTGCGCTCGGCGGCTACACCGACGCCCAGTTCGCCGCCGACGTCGCCACACTGCACCAGCGCGGCAAGAAGGTGATCATCTCGATCGGTGGAGAGACCGGCCGGGTCGCGGTCAACGACGCGGCGTCGGCGTCGGCGCTGGCCGACAGCCTGTACGGGCTGATCCAGCAGTACGGCTTCGACGGCGTCGACATCGACCTGGAGAACGGGCTCAACCCCACCTACATGGCGCAGGCGATGCGGACGCTGCGCAGCCGTACCGGGCCGGGGCTGATCATCACGATGGCGCCGCAGACGATCGACATGCAGTCACCGTCGGTGTCCTACTTCAAGCTGGCCCTGGACATCCGCGACATCCTGACCGTGGTGCACACCCAGTTCTACAACTCCGGCTCGATGCTCGGCTGCGATCAGACCTTCGCCTACAGCCAGGGCACGGTGAACTTCATGACCGCCCTGGCCTGCCTGCAGTTGGAAGCCGGCCTGCGGCCCGACCAGGTGGCGCTCGGTCTACCCGCCGGCCCCGGGGCGGCCGGCGGCGGCATCGTCGCCCCGACCATGGTCAACCAGGCCCTCGACTGCCTGGCCCGGGGCACCGGTTGCGGCAGTTTCCGGCCGCCTCGCACCTACCCCGGGATCCGGGGTGCGATGACCTGGTCGATCAACTGGGACGTCAGCAACGGCAACTCGTTCGCCCGTACCGTCAAGCCGCACCTGGCGACGCTGCCCTGA